Proteins from a genomic interval of Gossypium hirsutum isolate 1008001.06 chromosome A09, Gossypium_hirsutum_v2.1, whole genome shotgun sequence:
- the LOC107888875 gene encoding myosin-8 isoform X4, whose protein sequence is MIKEQISQAILVSGESGAGKTESTKMLMQYLAFMGGRNNNTGERSVEQKVLESNPVLEAFGNAKTVRNNNSSRFGKFVEIQFDGRGRISGAAIRTYLLERSRVCQVSDPERNYHCFYMLCAAPPEDVEKFKVGNPQTFHYLNQSNCFELDVLDDSKEYLETKRAMDIVGINQAEQEAIFRVVAAILHLGNVEFVKGKKTDGAEPKDDKSRLHLKTAADLFMCDEKSLEDSLCKRVIVTRGDRITKSLDPATAAISRDALAKIVYSKLFDWLVQKINISIGQDLESKFLIGVLDIYGFESFKTNSFEQFCINLTNEKLQQHFNQHVFKMEQEEYKKEQIDWSYIEFVDNQDILDLVEKKPGGIIALLDEACMFPRSTHETFAEKLYQTFKDHKRFVKPKLSRTDFTICHYAGDVTYQTELFLEKNKDLVVPEHQALLNASKCSFVSSLFPPLPEETSKSSKFSSIATGFKQQLQSLLETLNATEPHYVRCIKPNNALKPGIFENNNILQQLRCGGVMEAIRISTAGFPSRKMFREFINRFSILAPEVLNGSYNDVAASKRILEKSNLSGYQVGKTKVFLRAGQMAELDARRGAVLGVSAIVIQRKVRAYLSRRHFILLRLSSIKLQAFCRGQAVRHQYARMRRAAACLNIQKHSRKFLARKAYKNLYFSSVTIQAGIRGMIARDKLLLRKQMRAVTVIQSQCRRFLASRHYLRLKKAAITTQCAWRGKLARRELRNIRMAAKETGALLEANTKLEKQVEELTWELKKMQREKELLMKESGGTKNIAGKVPIIKEVPVIDNEFMVKLTAENEQLKALVTSLEKQIEETSKLSEERLKQASEAEMKIIELKTAMQRLEEKISDMETEDKILRQKALQSAPSRKMSPQSSFASSTPLQNGNHAQLNSGPSKRFGREDSRMRRSKIELPQAQEGVDSLIKCTTQNLGFSQEKPVAAFTIYKCLVHWRTLEAERTSVFDNLIQMIGSSLEKQDDNDHMAYWLSNTSALLFLLQSSLKSSAAAQKPPAPTSFFSRMTQSFRSSSANLAVGVVRQVEAKYPALLFKQQLTAYAEKIYGIIRDNLKKDLSLLLSCCIQVPRASKGTAFKTFEESEEVDSSPACHWQRIIESLNKHLSTLKENFVPPTLIQKIFIQIFAYINTQLFNSFLVRRECCTFSNGQYVKYGLAELELWCAQVTEEYAGSSWGELKHTRQAVAFLVLQEKSSITYNEITNELCPVLSVQQLYRICALFRDDSNYAPSVSPDVISSMKHLLSDGSADDGGSTFLLEDDISFPFSVEDIIGSMRVKEFAEVKPTAELTENPAFQFLLQD, encoded by the exons ATGATTAAGGAGCAAATAAGCCAAGCAATTTTGGTAAGTGGGGAAAGTGGAGCTGGTAAAACAGAGAGTACAAAGATGCTTATGCAGTATCTAGCTTTTATGGGAGGGAGAAATAACAACACAGGGGAACGATCTGTGGAGCAAAAGGTCTTGGAG TCGAATCCTGTTCTAGAAGCATTCGGGAATGCAAAGACTGTCAGAAACAATAATTCAAG TCGCTTTGGCAAGTTTGTGGAAATTCAGTTCGATGGAAGGGGGAGAATTTCTGGAGCTGCAATAAGGACTTATTTGCTTGAACGATCTCGTGTTTGCCAAGTGTCTGATCCAGAGAGAAACTATCATTGCTTTTACATGCTTTGTGCTGCACCGCCAGAG GATGTTGAGAAGTTCAAAGTTGGAAATCCACAAACTTTTCATTATTTGAATCAGTCAAATTGTTTTGAGCTGGATGTACTAGATGATTCTAAAGAGTATCTTGAGACTAAGAGAGCTATGGATATTGTTGGGATCAACCAGGCAGAGCAG GAGGCAATATTTCGAGTTGTGGCTGCTATTCTACATTTAGGAAATGTTGAGTTTGTAAAGGGAAAGAAAACAGATGGTGCTGAACCTAAAGATGATAAATCTCGGTTGCATCTAAAAACTGCTGCAGACTTATTCAT GTGTGATGAAAAGTCTCTTGAAGACTCCTTATGTAAACGTGTTATTGTGACTCGTGGTGATCGCATTACAAAATCTCTTGATCCAGCTACTGCAGCTATCAGCAGGGATGCTTTGGCCAAAATTgtttattcaaaattatttgacTG GCTCGTTCAGAAGATAAATATTTCTATTGGTCAGGATCTGGAATCAAAATTCTTGATTGGTGTCCtggatatttatggatttgagaGTTTCAAGACAAACAG TTTTGAGCAATTTTGCATCAATTTGACGAATGAAAAGCTGCAACAGCATTTTAATCAG CATGTTTTTAAGATGGAGCAGGAGGAATATAAAAAGGAACAAATTGACTGGAGTTATATAGAGTTTGTTGATAATCAAGATATTCTTGATCTTGTTGAAAAG AAACCTGGTGGCATCATTGCTCTTCTTGACGAGGCTTG CATGTTTCCTCGATCAACACATGAGACATTTGCGGAAAAACTCTATCAGACTTTTAAGGACCATAAACGCTTCGTTAAGCCTAAGTTGTCACGCACTGACTTCACCATTTGCCATTATGCTGGTGAT GTGACTTACCAAACTGAGCTATTCCTGGAGAAGAACAAAGATTTAGTTGTTCCAGAGCATCAGGCTCTCTTGAATGCTTCCAAATGCTCTTTTGTTTCAAGCTTGTTTCCTCCTTTACCTGAGGAAACTtccaaatcatcaaaattttcctCAATAGCTACTGGCTTCAAG CAACAACTCCAATCTTTACTTGAGACTTTGAATGCCACTGAACCACACTATGTACGTTGTATAAAGCCAAATAATGCTCTTAAGCCAggaatatttgaaaataataatatactacAACAACTTCGTTGTGGG GGAGTGATGGAAGCAATTAGAATTAGCACTGCTGGATTTCCCTCTCGAAAGATGTTTCGTGAATTTATAAATCGGTTTTCCATATTGGCTCCAGAGGTTCTCAATGGGAG CTATAATGATGTTGCTGCTAGCAAGAGGATTCTGGAAAAGAGTAACCTCAGTGGTTATCAG GTTGGTAAAACAAAAGTTTTTCTGAGGGCGGGTCAGATGGCTGAACTAGATGCACGTCGAGGTGCGGTTTTAGGAGTATCAGCAATTGTTATACAGAGAAAAGTCCGTGCATATTTGAGTCGCAGACACTTTATCTTGTTGCGGTTATCTTCCATAAAACTTCAAGCCTTCTGTAGAG GACAAGCAGTACGCCATCAGTATGCTAGGATGAGAAGAGCAGCTGCTTGTTTGAATATTCAAAAACATTCACGCAAGTTTCTTGCTAGGAAAGCATACAAGAATTTGTACTTCTCATCTGTTACCATCCAAGCGGGTATTCGTGGGATGATTGCTCGTGATAAACTTCTATTGAGGAAGCAGATGAGAGCTGTAACAGTAATTCAG AGTCAATGTCGCCGATTCTTAGCCAGCCGTCATTACTTGAGGTTAAAGAAAGCAGCAATCACCACACAATGTGCTTGGAGAGGAAAACTTGCACGTAGAGAATTACGGAATATAAGAATG GCTGCCAAGGAAACTGGTGCCCTCCTAGAAGCCAACACTAAGCTGGAAAAGCAAGTTGAAGAACTTACATGGGAGTTGAAGAAGATGCAACGTGAAAAAGAGTTACTAATGAAGGAAAGCGGAGGCACAAAGAACATTGCTGGAAAAGTTCCTATAATTAAGGAGGTCCCAGTAATTGATAATGAATTTATGGTTAAGCTTACTGCTGAAAATGAACAGCTTAAG GCTCTGGTAACTTCATTAGAAAAGCAAATTGAAGAAACAAGCAAGCTTAGTGAAGAGCGGCTAAAGCAGGCTTCGGAGGCTGAGATGAAGATAATTGAGCTGAAAACTGCAATGCAAAG ATTAGAAGAAAAGATCTCAGACATGGAAACTGAGGACAAGATTTTGAGACAGAAAGCATTGCAGAGTGCACCTAGTAGGAAAATGTCACCACAATCGTCATTTGCGTCATCTACA CCTTTGCAAAATGGTAATCAT GCTCAATTGAATTCTGGTCCATCAAAAAGGTTTGGTAGAGAAGATAGCAGAATGAGGAGATCTAAGATTGAATTGCCACAA GCACAAGAGGGTGTTGATTCTCTAATAAAATGTACCACACAGAATCTTGGATTCAGCCAAGAAAAGCCTGTTGCAGCATTTACAATATACAAATGCCTTGTTCACTGGAGAACATTAGAAGCTGAAAGGACAAGTGTATTTGATAATCTTATTCAGATGATTGGCTCTTCACTAGAG AAACAAGATGACAATGATCACATGGCTTATTGGCTGTCGAACACATCTGCTTTGTTGTTTTTGCTTCAAAGTAGTTTGAAATCCTCTGCTGCAGCACAGAAGCCTCCTGCTCCAACTTCATTTTTTTCCAGGATGACCCAA AGTTTTCGTTCATCTTCTGCGAATCTAGCAGTTGGTGTAGTACGCCAGGTTGAGGCCAAGTATCCAGCTCTACTTTTCAAGCAGCAGCTCACAGCATATGCAGAAAAAATCTATGGAATCATTAGAGACAACTTGAAAAAGGACTTGTCATTGCTTCTTTCTTGTTGCATCCAG GTACCTAGGGCATCAAAGGGAACTGCTTTTAAAACGTTCGAAGAGTCAGAAGAAGTCGATAGCTCTCCCGCTTGTCATTGGCAAAGAATTATTGAATCCCTGAACAAGCATCTGAGcacattaaaagaaaatttt GTGCCTCCAAcacttattcagaagattttcaTTCAAATATTTGCATATATAAATACACAGCTCTTTAATAG CTTTCTTGTTCGTAGAGAGTGCTGCACATTTAGCAATGGGCAATATGTGAAGTATGGCTTAGCTGAACTGGAACTATGGTGTGCCCAAGTGACAGAAGAG TATGCAGGATCATCATGGGGTGAACTCAAACACACAAGGCAAGCTGTTGCTTTCTTG